A single window of Diachasmimorpha longicaudata isolate KC_UGA_2023 chromosome 12, iyDiaLong2, whole genome shotgun sequence DNA harbors:
- the LOC135167851 gene encoding paired amphipathic helix protein Sin3b isoform X4 produces MKRVRGVDEVTTPIGVTHKHLGSISGGGVNSGNNLEYHTSGIVSGVTSGQSVRPLTSKEMPGSIQFGTTQTQQQYAGAIVVPAAAPSPVKVHTNTAAPLAPTPPASLSTSSGSQQQFQRLKVEDALSYLDQVKFKFNDQPQVYNDFLDIMKEFKSQSIDTPGVITRVSNLFKGHPELIVGFNTFLPPGYKIEVQANEQGYAFQVSVSMPSPTATHTATISQHHCTVNVGSPPVASPPSQPAKAPSVLQIMQGTGNIHHSIANNVANNNLTIHSGVPSPPPIQTYNNSHISAAQAQAVSQALSQAQDGVQNSGQTQQSQPVEFNHAINYVNKIKNRFQGQPDKYKRFLEILHTYQKEQRNLKEASHMGTGGGSVPSGGKHLTEAEVYSQVAKLFENQEDLLAEFGQFLPDATSQQSALSAMFQGNKTTVNDHAAIVKKPLVKASYNNTTSQPRDHREPGNPGGIDRDRDHRDRDRDRERAGPRDLNNTQKFGHSTGQLKRSPSFPTSVSTGNSHHPPHGPPPPKKHKVSASVRDVTIAEAGKYGSLNDYAFFDKVRKALRSPEVYENFLRCLVLFNQEIVSKSELIQLVTPFLGRFPELLRWFKEFLGHLQDTTSITSTNSTSTLVESLPNNVVRSHQDRPQGDLAMEIDYTTCKRLGASYCALPKSYVQPKCSGRTQLCREVLNDTWVSFPTWSEDSTFVTSRKTQFEEFIYRCEDERFELDGVIETNAATIRILEGVHKKMGRMTQEELQRFKLDDCLGGCSPTIHQRALKRIYGDKAPDIIDGLKKNPTVAVPVVLRRLKSKEEEWREAQKGFNKIWREQNEKYYLKSLDHQGINFKQNDVKALRSKSLFNDIETLCDERNEQNDSGDGPGSGPHMVLSYKDKSVIDDAANLLIHHVKRQTAIHKEDKQRIKLLLRHFIPDLFFHPRQELSDDERDEDDDKEEGMPSGSQSLTTNSSPLGLQGSRNNKTSPSPPNANIKIEGDIKVPVHALSTDPDEAYTLFMGSNSWYLFLRLHHILCERLTKMYDRTISLAEEEAMYKQQRKEVAAVALRLKPKNEIEIEEYYPTFLDMVKNVLDGNMESTAYEDTLREMFGIHAYMAFTLDKVVSYAVRQLQHLVTDAPCQNCIDMFHREQRQPQESSGAGGLCATAYLRVGAEAAYQRRAEAAMASENSYKIYIYKKECKMTIELLDNESEDTPEGCNDREREDVNTSEKWSSYVERYSTPIIQTSLKDTPTSPNNETSNATSTNHPVSSDQAARGGRGRKRKNTDINKKIDGNGWSSLGRILAGRKPVFLCRNVKRSRKHAAKKMRPAVPNNPDKNTDATEGEKLEEADGVSELLKNPGILRMPGTSDSTDVITSDDTQCTFNLNSYHMLYVASKEAFLYKPNSFARAKECHPAITKNLNTKFHSWLSNWASKNVADSQHRLCQDWLMGRYENLIPHRTRVITDNDQSRSPYRSYNRYRVERIKSETDSETT; encoded by the exons atgaaacgaGTTCGTGGGGTGGACGAGGTAACAACGCCAATAGGAGTAACACATAAGCATTTGGGAAGTATCAGTGGAGGTGGAGTAAACAGTGGCAATAATTTGGAGTATCACACTAGTGGAATTGTGAGTGGAGTTACGTCTGGTCAATCAGTGAGGCCATTAACGTCCAAAGAAATGCCGGGTAGTATACAGTTTGGGACTACCCAGACACAGCAGCAATATGCTGGGGCCATTGTCGTACCAGCGGCTGCCCCATCACCTGTCAAG GTGCATACAAATACAGCAGCCCCATTAGCCCCAACGCCCCCAGCGAGTCTGAGCACCAGTAGTGGTTCTCAGCAACAATTTCAAAGGCTAAAAGTTGAGGATGCACTGTCCTATCTCGATCAagttaaattcaaattcaacgATCAGCCCCAAGTGTACAATGACTTTCTCGATATAATGAAAGAATTTAAATCCCAGAGTATTGATACACCTGGTGTTATAACACGTGTTAGTAATTTGTTCAAAGGACATCCTGAATTGATTGTTGGTTTTAATACATTTTTACCACCTGGTTATAAAATTGAAGTACAAGCCAATGAGCAGGGTTATGCATTTCAAGTATCAGTGAGTATGCCGAGTCCAACAGCAACTCATACAGCAACAATATCACAACATCATTGTACTGTTAATGTTGGATCACCACCAGTGGCATCACCACCAAGTCAACCAGCAAAAGCACCATCTGTATTGCAGATAATGCAGGGAACTGGAAATATACATCACTCTATTGCTAATAATGTtgcaaataataatttgacgATACATTCGGGTGTACCATCACCACCACCAATACAAACTTATAATAATTCACATATTAGTGCAGCGCAAGCGCAAGCTGTTAGCCAGGCACTCAGCCAGGCACAGGATGGTGTACAAAATAGTGGACAGACACAACAGAGTCAACCCGTTGAATTCAATCATGCCATCAACTATGTGAATAAGATTAAG AATCGATTTCAAGGACAACCAGACAAGTACAAACGTTTCTTGGAGATTCTCCATACATATCAGAAGGAGCAAAGAAACTTGAAAGAAGCCAGTCACATGGGAACTGGTGGTGGAAGTGTTCCGTCTGGTGGTAAACATCTGACTGAGGCGGAAGTTTACAGTCAGGTGGCCAAGTTGTTTGAGAATCAGGAGGATTTACTCGCTGAGTTTGGACAGTTTCTGCCTGATGCAACGAGTCAACAGAGTGCGctg TCTGCAATGTTTCAGGGTAACAAAACAACGGTAAATGATCACGCAGCAATCGTTAAAAAGCCACTGGTAAAAGCATCCTACAACAATACAACATCACAACCCCGTGATCATCGTGAGCCAGGTAATCCCGGTGGTATTGATCGAGATCGTGATCATCGTGATCGTGACAGAGATCGTGAACGTGCTGGTCCACGTGATCTAAACAATACCCAAAAATTTGGCCACAGTACAGGTCAATTGAAGCGGAGTCCCTCATTTCCGACATCAGTGTCAACCGGTAATTCTCATCATCCCCCTCACGGTCCTCCACCACCGAAGAAGCACAAGGTATCAGCATCGGTGAGAGACGTTACAATAGCAGAAGCTGGAAAATACGGTAGCCTTAATGACTACGCATTCTTCGATAAAGTACGAAAGGCCTTGAGATCACCAGAAGTATACGAAAATTTCCTCAGATGTCTAGTTTTATTCAATCAGGAGATAGTATCGAAGAGCGAATTGATTCAACTGGTGACGCCCTTCCTGGGTCGTTTTCCCGAGCTGCTGAGATGgttcaaagaatttttgggTCATCTCCAGGACACGACGAGTATAACATCGACAAATTCCACGAGTACCCTAGTGGAGTCGCTTCCAAATAATGTGGTGAGAAGCCATCAGGATCGACCTCAGGGTGATTTAGCAATGGAGATTGACTACACAACATGCAAGAGACTTGGTGCTTCCTACTGTGCGTTACCAAAGTCCTACGTACAGCCAAAATGCTCTGGTAGAACACAGCTGTGTCGAGAGGTGCTGAATGACACGTGGGTATCATTTCCAACGTGGTCGGAGGACAGTACCTTTGTGACGTCACGAAAGACACAGTTTGAGGAGTTTATTTATCGTTGTGAGGATGAGAGATTCGAGTTGGATGGAGTTATCGAGACAAATGCAGCGACGATAAGGATTTTGGAGGgtgttcataaaaaaatgggtAGAATGACGCAGGAGGAGCTCCAGAGGTTTAAACTTGATGATTGTTTAGGTGGTTGTTCACCTACGATTCATCAGAGAGCGTTGAAGAGAATATATGGGGACAAGGCACCTGATATTATCGATGGACTgaagaaaaatccaacagtTGCGGTTCCAGTTGTACTCAGGAGGTTGAAGAGTAAAGAGGAGGAGTGGCGAGAGGCCCAGAAgggtttcaataaaatttggcgagaacagaatgaaaaatattatctcaAATCACTCGATCATCAgggaattaatttcaaacaaaatGATGTCAAGGCATTGAGATCAAAGAGTTTATTCAATGATATTGAGACACTCTGCGATGAGAGAAATGAACAGAATGACAGTGGTGATGGGCCAGGAAGTGGTCCACACATGGTGCTTTCTTACAAGGATAAATCAGTTATTGATGATGCAGCAAATTTATTGATACATCATGTTAAGAGACAGACTGCGATACACAAGGAGGATAAACAacgaattaaattattgttaaGGCACTTTATACCTGATTTATTCTTTCATCCGAGACAGGAGTTGAGTGATGATGAGAGAGATGAGGATGATGATAAGGAGGAGGGTATGCCAAGTGGTTCACAATCGTTAACCACAAATTCATCACCACTTGGATTGCAAGGGtcgagaaataataaaacatcaCCCTCACCTCCTAATGCCAATATCAAGATCGAGGGGGATATTAAAGTACCTGTTCATGCATTGTCGACTGATCCGGATGAGGCATATACACTGTTTATGGGATCTAATAGTTGGTATTTGTTCCTGAGGTTACACCATATACTGTGCGAAAGGCTGACGAAGATGTACGATAGGACTATTTCTCTGGCTGAGGAGGAGGCTATGTATAAACAACAGAGAAAGGAAGTCGCTGCTGTTGCACTCAGGTTAAAACCAAAAA aTGAAATAGAAATAGAAGAATATTATCCAACATTTCTGGATATGGTGAAAAACGTTCTCGATGGTAATATGGAGAGTACGGCGTATGAGGACACGCTGAGAGAGATGTTTGGTATTCACGCGTACATGGCATTCACCCTGGACAAAGTTGTGTCGTACGCGGTTAGACAG CTCCAGCACCTAGTGACGGACGCCCCGTGTCAAAATTGTATTGACATGTTCCATCGTGAACAGAGGCAACCACAGGAGAGCAGTGGCGCTGGAGGACTTTGTGCAACCGCTTATTTGAGGGTTGGAGCCGAGGCCGCGTATCAAAGGAGAGCTGAAGCTGCTATGGCCAGTGAAAACtcttataaaatatatatt tatAAAAAAGAGTGTAAAATGACGATAGAATTACTGGACAATGAGAGTGAGGATACCCCAGAGGGCTGCAATGATCGTGAAAGAGAGGATGTTAATACATCTGAAAAATGGTCATCGTACGTTGAGAGATACTCAACTCCAATAATCCAAACCAGTCTAAAGGATACACCAACATCACCAAATAATGAGACGAGCAATGCAACGAGCACCAATCATCCTGTGAGTAGCGACCAGGCAGCAAGGGGGGGAAGGGGCAGAAAGCGCAAGAACACTGACATTAACAAGAAG ATCGATGGAAATGGTTGGAGCTCCTTAGGCAGAATCTTAGCGGGTCGTAAACCGGTGTTTCTCTGCCGAAATGTCAAGCGATCCAGGAAACATGCTGCCAAGAAGATGAGACCGGCTGTGCCGAACAATCCGGATAAAAATACTGA TGCCACTGAGGGTGAGAAATTAGAGGAAGCGGATGGTGTCAGTGAGTTGCTGAAAAATCCTGGAATTCTGCGAATGCCAGGAACGAGTGATAGCACCGACGTAATAACCTCGGACGACACCCAATGCACTTTCAATCTCAACAGTTATCACATGCTCTATGTAGCAAGTAAAGAGGCTTTTCTGTACAAACCGAACTCTTTCGCACGAGCTAAAGAG tgtCACCCCGCAATAACGAAAAATCTCAACACGAAATTCCACAGTTGGTTGTCAAATTGGGCATCGAAAAATGTTGCTGACTCCCAACATCGACTCTGTCAAGACTGGTTAATGGGTCGTTACGAGAATTTAATACCCCACAGGACAAGAGTGATTACCGATAATGATCAGAGTCGTTCACCCTACAGATCATACAATCGATATCGTGTTGAACGAATCAAATCCGAGACAGACTCTGAAACAACGTAG
- the LOC135167851 gene encoding paired amphipathic helix protein Sin3a isoform X5, whose amino-acid sequence MKRVRGVDEVTTPIGVTHKHLGSISGGGVNSGNNLEYHTSGIVSGVTSGQSVRPLTSKEMPGSIQFGTTQTQQQYAGAIVVPAAAPSPVKGAVGGNHGTTCSSSNVNTGLHVSTGLGVVPQQPIPGSHVQSSHLQQPMLRHKVHTNTAAPLAPTPPASLSTSSGSQQQFQRLKVEDALSYLDQVKFKFNDQPQVYNDFLDIMKEFKSQSIDTPGVITRVSNLFKGHPELIVGFNTFLPPGYKIEVQANEQGYAFQVSVSMPSPTATHTATISQHHCTVNVGSPPVASPPSQPAKAPSVLQIMQGTGNIHHSIANNVANNNLTIHSGVPSPPPIQTYNNSHISAAQAQAVSQALSQAQDGVQNSGQTQQSQPVEFNHAINYVNKIKNRFQGQPDKYKRFLEILHTYQKEQRNLKEASHMGTGGGSVPSGGKHLTEAEVYSQVAKLFENQEDLLAEFGQFLPDATSQQSALSAMFQGNKTTVNDHAAIVKKPLVKASYNNTTSQPRDHREPGNPGGIDRDRDHRDRDRDRERAGPRDLNNTQKFGHSTGQLKRSPSFPTSVSTGNSHHPPHGPPPPKKHKVSASVRDVTIAEAGKYGSLNDYAFFDKVRKALRSPEVYENFLRCLVLFNQEIVSKSELIQLVTPFLGRFPELLRWFKEFLGHLQDTTSITSTNSTSTLVESLPNNVVRSHQDRPQGDLAMEIDYTTCKRLGASYCALPKSYVQPKCSGRTQLCREVLNDTWVSFPTWSEDSTFVTSRKTQFEEFIYRCEDERFELDGVIETNAATIRILEGVHKKMGRMTQEELQRFKLDDCLGGCSPTIHQRALKRIYGDKAPDIIDGLKKNPTVAVPVVLRRLKSKEEEWREAQKGFNKIWREQNEKYYLKSLDHQGINFKQNDVKALRSKSLFNDIETLCDERNEQNDSGDGPGSGPHMVLSYKDKSVIDDAANLLIHHVKRQTAIHKEDKQRIKLLLRHFIPDLFFHPRQELSDDERDEDDDKEEGMPSGSQSLTTNSSPLGLQGSRNNKTSPSPPNANIKIEGDIKVPVHALSTDPDEAYTLFMGSNSWYLFLRLHHILCERLTKMYDRTISLAEEEAMYKQQRKEVAAVALRLKPKNEIEIEEYYPTFLDMVKNVLDGNMESTAYEDTLREMFGIHAYMAFTLDKVVSYAVRQLQHLVTDAPCQNCIDMFHREQRQPQESSGAGGLCATAYLRVGAEAAYQRRAEAAMASENSYKIYIYKKECKMTIELLDNESEDTPEGCNDREREDVNTSEKWSSYVERYSTPIIQTSLKDTPTSPNNETSNATSTNHPVSSDQAARGGRGRKRKNTDINKKENNCNAMNVEERAERRVGDNSHSC is encoded by the exons atgaaacgaGTTCGTGGGGTGGACGAGGTAACAACGCCAATAGGAGTAACACATAAGCATTTGGGAAGTATCAGTGGAGGTGGAGTAAACAGTGGCAATAATTTGGAGTATCACACTAGTGGAATTGTGAGTGGAGTTACGTCTGGTCAATCAGTGAGGCCATTAACGTCCAAAGAAATGCCGGGTAGTATACAGTTTGGGACTACCCAGACACAGCAGCAATATGCTGGGGCCATTGTCGTACCAGCGGCTGCCCCATCACCTGTCAAG GGTGCAGTGGGTGGTAATCACGGTACAACGTGTAGCAGTAGCAATGTGAACACTGGATTGCACGTTAGTACTGGTTTAGGTGTTGTACCACAACAGCCTATTCCAGGATCACATGTACAGTCATCACATTTGCAGCAACCAATGTTGAGGCACAAG GTGCATACAAATACAGCAGCCCCATTAGCCCCAACGCCCCCAGCGAGTCTGAGCACCAGTAGTGGTTCTCAGCAACAATTTCAAAGGCTAAAAGTTGAGGATGCACTGTCCTATCTCGATCAagttaaattcaaattcaacgATCAGCCCCAAGTGTACAATGACTTTCTCGATATAATGAAAGAATTTAAATCCCAGAGTATTGATACACCTGGTGTTATAACACGTGTTAGTAATTTGTTCAAAGGACATCCTGAATTGATTGTTGGTTTTAATACATTTTTACCACCTGGTTATAAAATTGAAGTACAAGCCAATGAGCAGGGTTATGCATTTCAAGTATCAGTGAGTATGCCGAGTCCAACAGCAACTCATACAGCAACAATATCACAACATCATTGTACTGTTAATGTTGGATCACCACCAGTGGCATCACCACCAAGTCAACCAGCAAAAGCACCATCTGTATTGCAGATAATGCAGGGAACTGGAAATATACATCACTCTATTGCTAATAATGTtgcaaataataatttgacgATACATTCGGGTGTACCATCACCACCACCAATACAAACTTATAATAATTCACATATTAGTGCAGCGCAAGCGCAAGCTGTTAGCCAGGCACTCAGCCAGGCACAGGATGGTGTACAAAATAGTGGACAGACACAACAGAGTCAACCCGTTGAATTCAATCATGCCATCAACTATGTGAATAAGATTAAG AATCGATTTCAAGGACAACCAGACAAGTACAAACGTTTCTTGGAGATTCTCCATACATATCAGAAGGAGCAAAGAAACTTGAAAGAAGCCAGTCACATGGGAACTGGTGGTGGAAGTGTTCCGTCTGGTGGTAAACATCTGACTGAGGCGGAAGTTTACAGTCAGGTGGCCAAGTTGTTTGAGAATCAGGAGGATTTACTCGCTGAGTTTGGACAGTTTCTGCCTGATGCAACGAGTCAACAGAGTGCGctg TCTGCAATGTTTCAGGGTAACAAAACAACGGTAAATGATCACGCAGCAATCGTTAAAAAGCCACTGGTAAAAGCATCCTACAACAATACAACATCACAACCCCGTGATCATCGTGAGCCAGGTAATCCCGGTGGTATTGATCGAGATCGTGATCATCGTGATCGTGACAGAGATCGTGAACGTGCTGGTCCACGTGATCTAAACAATACCCAAAAATTTGGCCACAGTACAGGTCAATTGAAGCGGAGTCCCTCATTTCCGACATCAGTGTCAACCGGTAATTCTCATCATCCCCCTCACGGTCCTCCACCACCGAAGAAGCACAAGGTATCAGCATCGGTGAGAGACGTTACAATAGCAGAAGCTGGAAAATACGGTAGCCTTAATGACTACGCATTCTTCGATAAAGTACGAAAGGCCTTGAGATCACCAGAAGTATACGAAAATTTCCTCAGATGTCTAGTTTTATTCAATCAGGAGATAGTATCGAAGAGCGAATTGATTCAACTGGTGACGCCCTTCCTGGGTCGTTTTCCCGAGCTGCTGAGATGgttcaaagaatttttgggTCATCTCCAGGACACGACGAGTATAACATCGACAAATTCCACGAGTACCCTAGTGGAGTCGCTTCCAAATAATGTGGTGAGAAGCCATCAGGATCGACCTCAGGGTGATTTAGCAATGGAGATTGACTACACAACATGCAAGAGACTTGGTGCTTCCTACTGTGCGTTACCAAAGTCCTACGTACAGCCAAAATGCTCTGGTAGAACACAGCTGTGTCGAGAGGTGCTGAATGACACGTGGGTATCATTTCCAACGTGGTCGGAGGACAGTACCTTTGTGACGTCACGAAAGACACAGTTTGAGGAGTTTATTTATCGTTGTGAGGATGAGAGATTCGAGTTGGATGGAGTTATCGAGACAAATGCAGCGACGATAAGGATTTTGGAGGgtgttcataaaaaaatgggtAGAATGACGCAGGAGGAGCTCCAGAGGTTTAAACTTGATGATTGTTTAGGTGGTTGTTCACCTACGATTCATCAGAGAGCGTTGAAGAGAATATATGGGGACAAGGCACCTGATATTATCGATGGACTgaagaaaaatccaacagtTGCGGTTCCAGTTGTACTCAGGAGGTTGAAGAGTAAAGAGGAGGAGTGGCGAGAGGCCCAGAAgggtttcaataaaatttggcgagaacagaatgaaaaatattatctcaAATCACTCGATCATCAgggaattaatttcaaacaaaatGATGTCAAGGCATTGAGATCAAAGAGTTTATTCAATGATATTGAGACACTCTGCGATGAGAGAAATGAACAGAATGACAGTGGTGATGGGCCAGGAAGTGGTCCACACATGGTGCTTTCTTACAAGGATAAATCAGTTATTGATGATGCAGCAAATTTATTGATACATCATGTTAAGAGACAGACTGCGATACACAAGGAGGATAAACAacgaattaaattattgttaaGGCACTTTATACCTGATTTATTCTTTCATCCGAGACAGGAGTTGAGTGATGATGAGAGAGATGAGGATGATGATAAGGAGGAGGGTATGCCAAGTGGTTCACAATCGTTAACCACAAATTCATCACCACTTGGATTGCAAGGGtcgagaaataataaaacatcaCCCTCACCTCCTAATGCCAATATCAAGATCGAGGGGGATATTAAAGTACCTGTTCATGCATTGTCGACTGATCCGGATGAGGCATATACACTGTTTATGGGATCTAATAGTTGGTATTTGTTCCTGAGGTTACACCATATACTGTGCGAAAGGCTGACGAAGATGTACGATAGGACTATTTCTCTGGCTGAGGAGGAGGCTATGTATAAACAACAGAGAAAGGAAGTCGCTGCTGTTGCACTCAGGTTAAAACCAAAAA aTGAAATAGAAATAGAAGAATATTATCCAACATTTCTGGATATGGTGAAAAACGTTCTCGATGGTAATATGGAGAGTACGGCGTATGAGGACACGCTGAGAGAGATGTTTGGTATTCACGCGTACATGGCATTCACCCTGGACAAAGTTGTGTCGTACGCGGTTAGACAG CTCCAGCACCTAGTGACGGACGCCCCGTGTCAAAATTGTATTGACATGTTCCATCGTGAACAGAGGCAACCACAGGAGAGCAGTGGCGCTGGAGGACTTTGTGCAACCGCTTATTTGAGGGTTGGAGCCGAGGCCGCGTATCAAAGGAGAGCTGAAGCTGCTATGGCCAGTGAAAACtcttataaaatatatatt tatAAAAAAGAGTGTAAAATGACGATAGAATTACTGGACAATGAGAGTGAGGATACCCCAGAGGGCTGCAATGATCGTGAAAGAGAGGATGTTAATACATCTGAAAAATGGTCATCGTACGTTGAGAGATACTCAACTCCAATAATCCAAACCAGTCTAAAGGATACACCAACATCACCAAATAATGAGACGAGCAATGCAACGAGCACCAATCATCCTGTGAGTAGCGACCAGGCAGCAAGGGGGGGAAGGGGCAGAAAGCGCAAGAACACTGACATTAACAAGAAG GAAAATAATTGTAATGCAATGAACGTCGAGGAGAGGGCTGAGCGACGAGTCGGGGACAATTCACACTCTTGTTGA